The stretch of DNA AGGTTATTTCAAGAATAAGACCTTCGGACTTTCCATAATGAATCGAATCACTTATAAAGTCTATCATAGGAATATACAAATTATCAAAAAAACCTCGCCTTAAAAACTCGTGAAGCTCAAACTCCAATGACATTACGAATGGAGAATATTTTTCTTCTCCTGTTTCCTGATTTTTTATAATGGGATAAAAATTTTGAGATACCTTGTCTCTATCCAATTTTTCTAATAGAAACTTTTCCAAATAAGGTGCAGACGCTTGAAAGCATGCCTCTCTATAAGGAGCCGTAGGTGTTCGAGACTCAACCTGTGGCGCAATCAAAAATATTTTAGGAAATACCTGATTCCCTGATTCCACGATACAAGGGTATATATAGATGTATCTATCCAAACTTTTCTTTGAATATCCAGCCAGAAAAACAAGAGACTCTATGATTGCACTATATGAGCATGTCTCTTCATTTAAACTCGGATATTTTTTTAACGAATCAAACAACTGCTCTAAGGACAATAGAAGTGATGGATGAAATTCGGTAGAGTTGTGCTTTCTAATTCGAGTGTGCCATTTCTTTAACTCATCTAAAATCGCTCTTGCAGTAGCATTGAATCCAGAAAAATTTTCTGGTGACTTAATATATATCGCAGCATCAGTAGAAAAAATTTTTGAAAGCCTGAGTATATCGTCAGGATTGTTTTGATAATGTGTCCATGAAAAATCTGTCATCTTACTAATAAAATCGACATATAAATAGAATTTTGTAAAGTTTTTCCTATTCTGCCAACCCTTTATGATTTTTTACGAAAATTTGTAAAATTTTTATTTTTTTTTCATACCTTTTTCCCTATATATTTGGAAACTGAGAATTGAAAAACTTTTATATAAGGAGAAAAACATGAACCCTGACAAATTTGAACGAACACAGTCAAGTTTACTCATTCCGGAAAAATACATGGATGAGTTTAATAGAAGAACAAAAATTTTTTCGAGAGAAGAATATTTTCATGCTCTTTTGGAAAGATACAGAAATGTTTTACTTTGGAAAACTTTTGATAAATTGGATTGCGTTAAGACGAAGTATCAGGAGGAAGGGCAATCTTTGCAAAAGAAGAATTTTCGCCCTGAGAATGCTGATTGGATTGAGTTGGGAGAGTTTGCTCAATGGCTTGGCATTTCTAGGACAGCTCTTTTTACTCTTTTGCTATTGCTTGACCTTGCCGGATGGGACATAATCATCCCCGATAGATTCTATGACGTTGCAGTTCCACCCAAGATCAGTTCGATTGCGGTCGGAGTCTATCTCTCCAAGAGAAAAACAACGCGATACAATAGGCTAATACGACATAAGATGCGATAAAGCACGAAAGAGCCAAAAAAACAACTCGAAAAAAACAAACACCCCAAACAAGCTATTGGCGAACTATACCCAAAAACACAAGTTAAGTTATTTGACAGAAAAACTTGGATAGAAATAACTAAAATCTGAGGTAACAAAAATGCTTTTTCCTTTAGCTTTTAACTTAGGTCCTTGGGAAATCGGACTTATTGCTCTTTTGGCACTCCTTCTATTCGGAGGAAAAAAACTACCTACACTTGCAAAAGATTTAGGATCAGGGATTAAAGAATTTCGCAAGTCTCTATTTTCTACAGAAGAGCCTCCATCGGCTCTACCGGATAATGAGTCTGTAACAATAGAAAAAACCAAAAAACAAAAAAAAGCGTAAATGGGTAAACCTACAGATTTTCGCACAGGAAAATCTGCGAAAAATATTAAAAAAACTAAGCCTAAAGCTCAAGAAATAATATTAGTTGAAAAAGAAGAACTCGCCTTAGAGAGAGAAAAATTTATGACTCTTGGCGAGCACTTAGAAGAGCTTCGACAAAGAATCATAAGAATTCTAATCACGCTCGGTGGTACTACCACACTTGCACTATTTTTTGCATCAGATATTCACAAATTTTTTGCTCAACCGTATAAGAATGTATTAGGAGAAAATGCAAATTTCTATCAAATCAAGGTAATGGCACCCCTTTTGATGTATCTTCAAACCTCCTTTATGATTGCTATTTTAGTCACATTCCCGGTGCTTTTGTATTTACTTTGGGGATTTATTGCGCCTGCAGTCGATGAAAAGACTGAAAAATCAGGAAAATTACTAATACTCTTTTCGACAGTTTTATTCTGGGCTGGGTTGGCTCTTTGCTATTTCACAGTATTTGAAAGTATGCTAAAAGTTTTTTTGGTAGCCCTTCGTCCACCCGATATAGAAACCAAGCTCCCGATTGATGAATACTACGACTTGTTCTTTAATGTCCATTTAATCTTTGGGCTTGCATTCCAATTGCCTGTTGTATTGATTCTGCTCGGTAGAATAGGAATACTAAGCTCAAATTTTCTAATAAAAAGATGGAGAGAGGCTGTAGTCATAATCTCTATTTTTTCGGCTGTACTTTCCCCAGGCCCCGACGTTTTTTCTATGATGATGCTTTTTGTCCCCCTTACTTTTTTGTTTGGTTTTTCTTTGGTAATTATGAAAATTCTTGAAAAAAGAGATACCTGATATAATTTACAACATTATGCAAAAAAATCTATTCCATAAATATCGTATCCCTACTTTTATATTTGCGATTTCCCTTCTGACCTATATTATTTTTATAATAACCGAAGATATATTGATGTCAAAATCTCCGATTAACAGTATCGGAAAAATTTACGCCGGAAAAATTTTTCTGGCGATTTCACTTTCTTCCATTTCGAGTTTGATGTCTTTTGTTCTAATCTATTCTATTCAAAAATCTCTAAAAACTCTGAATCTTCTAATCACAGAGTGGGGACAAAATCTTTCCGATGGAGATTTTCAAGAACTCGAAGAAGAATCAGAAGAAATCGAAGACGAAGAAATTTCTGAGATTGCTAGGTCTTTTAAGATTGCAGTCTTTCAGAATAAAGAAAGAGAAGACTCAATGGTCAAAGATTTGCTTTCACTCAACACAGAAAAAGTTTCCAACAATCTTCAAAGCGAACTTTTTACATTTCCTTTAAAACCAATAAAGCGATTGGACATATCTGTTCTACCCATCACAAGTAAAAATGCAAATTGTGATTTTGTAAGCGTTATTGAAACTGCAAACGGTTGCCTCGGAATAATGGCCGGGTTTCAGACAAACGATATTCAAGAAGCCAGCATGAAATTCAGGCTCCATGGGATTTTATCTTTAGCAGAGAAAGCCACTTCCATCCCTTCTGACGAAATACTTTCCTATATAGACTCAGCCATTCGTAAAATAAAAATCTCTAATCTGAATATAACAATTTTTACTTTAGATTCAATGAGTGGAGAATTAAAAACGATTCAATACCAAAAAAATCCGATCTTTCTATTGCAGAGCGACTCGGTAAAAACAGTTCAAGCCAATGGAGAATTTTTTAATTTTGAAAGACAGGTTTCTCAAGTCAAAACTTCTAAAATCTCAAAGGGGGACTCCATGATTTTTGTTTCTGATCGAATCCTGACTCCTCTAAATACAAATAGTGCTACTATATTAAATGAAATTCAAAAGAAAATTAAATCTGAAAGTTTGCAATTGAAATCTTCCAGAGACATTATATTGTCTATCGCAAGAAATTTAGACACTATTGGGAAATCACTTGGGATTAGAAGCATTTTAGAAATTTTATCTATAATTGTAGTAAAGAAAAAATCCTAAAATACTTCCGAGTGTTTTTTACAACTACTCGGAAATATTTTTTTAAACAAGCTATGACTATAGCTTTATTTGTGAACTATTGTTTACCTCTATTTTCCAGTTGTTCATCACTTCTTCTACTACTTTTTTTGCAACTTCATTATCTAAAATATCGTGGTCCCCTACATCATAAACAAGAGCCTCTCTCCACCCCGGAATTTTAGAATCAAGCATTGGTATAGAAATATATACTCTATATAGCTCGAGTTTACTTCCGGCAACCATTATAAAATGAGAGTATCTTATTTCCTCTAAGCCTCGCTTTTCTGCACCCTGAATTAAGCGAAGAATATACTTTGCATCATCAAACATATTAT from Leptospiraceae bacterium encodes:
- a CDS encoding DUF1564 family protein, translated to MNPDKFERTQSSLLIPEKYMDEFNRRTKIFSREEYFHALLERYRNVLLWKTFDKLDCVKTKYQEEGQSLQKKNFRPENADWIELGEFAQWLGISRTALFTLLLLLDLAGWDIIIPDRFYDVAVPPKISSIAVGVYLSKRKTTRYNRLIRHKMR
- the tatC gene encoding twin-arginine translocase subunit TatC, whose protein sequence is MTLGEHLEELRQRIIRILITLGGTTTLALFFASDIHKFFAQPYKNVLGENANFYQIKVMAPLLMYLQTSFMIAILVTFPVLLYLLWGFIAPAVDEKTEKSGKLLILFSTVLFWAGLALCYFTVFESMLKVFLVALRPPDIETKLPIDEYYDLFFNVHLIFGLAFQLPVVLILLGRIGILSSNFLIKRWREAVVIISIFSAVLSPGPDVFSMMMLFVPLTFLFGFSLVIMKILEKRDT
- the tatA gene encoding twin-arginine translocase TatA/TatE family subunit, which gives rise to MLFPLAFNLGPWEIGLIALLALLLFGGKKLPTLAKDLGSGIKEFRKSLFSTEEPPSALPDNESVTIEKTKKQKKA